In Macadamia integrifolia cultivar HAES 741 chromosome 13, SCU_Mint_v3, whole genome shotgun sequence, one DNA window encodes the following:
- the LOC122059006 gene encoding subtilisin-like protease SBT4.13: MANFFHASSFSHPLLLLVLLIVALSNSCDAVGEDRKVYIVYMGALSKGEEYSLTSQHLSMLEEVLEDSHITDNFVRSYQRSFNGFAVKLNEQEKQKLASKEGVVSVFPSKTLQLHTTRSWDFIGLSTAIKRIPTAESDVIVGVLDGGIWPESESFSDEGFGPPPKKWKGACKGGNNFTCNNKIIGARFYSNESDSVRDTDGHGTHTASTIAGNLVSNASFYGIAQGNARGGVPSARIAAYNVCGSKGCAESDVLAAFDDAIADGVDIISISIGTSIAGDFDIEAIAIGAFHAMQKGILTSQSAGNSGPDTQTIISIAPWILSVAASTIDRHIIDKVVLGDGKVLKGNSINSFTGTYHPLAYGKEVLNPAECNESWAGLCLQRCLDSDLVKGKVLLCDQLSMGEAAKKTGALGVLMSEDKHFDYSSPYPLPAIQIKKQAAEEVKSYMNSTKNPTANILKSEAENDSSAPTVVSFSSRGPNPITPDILKPDISAPGVNILAAFSPLGSVSFLDERKVKFNILSGTSMACPHATAAAAYVKSFHPNWSPSAIKSALMTTAWPMNATRNPDAEFAYGAGHINPVKAINPGLVYEILNDDYIKFLCNIGWDTKRVRSISGDNSSCPQGTKGTPLDLNYPSMTAYVQQKDKPFAINFTRTVKNVGSENSIYKTSVIITSHSNITISVKPSVLSFKSLNEDKSFVVTVSGSKLNPKTSMASASLEWSDGTHTVRSPIVVHSALI; this comes from the exons ATGGCTAACTTCTTCCatgcttcttcattttctcatcCCTTGCTGCTACTGGTTCTTCTTATTGTTGCACTAAGCAATAGTTGTGATGCTGTTGGAGAAGATAGAAAG GTCTATATTGTGTACATGGGTGCACTTTCTAAAGGTGAAGAATATTCACTTACATCTCAGCACCTTAGCATGCTAGAGGAAGTCCTTGAGGATAG CCATATAACCGATAACTTTGTGCGAAGCTATCAAAGAAGTTTTAATGGATTTGCAGTAAAACTCAATGAACAAGAGAAACAAAAGCTTGCCA GCAAAGAAGGTGTAGTATCTGTTTTCCCTAGTAAGACTCTCCAACTTCACACAACTAGGTCGTGGGACTTCATCGGTTTGTCCACGGCTATCAAAAGAATACCCACGGCTGAGAGTGATGTGATTGTTGGTGTTCTTGATGGTGGAATATGGCCAGAATCTGAAAGTTTTAGTGACGAAGGATTTGGCCCTCCTCCTAAGAAATGGAAGGGTGCTTGTAAAGGCGGCAATAATTTTACATGCAACAA CAAGATCATTGGTGCGAGATTTTACTCTAATGAAAGTGATTCAGTGAGGGATACAGATGGACATGGGACACATACTGCCTCCACAATTGCCGGTAACTTAGTATCTAATGCGAGCTTTTATGGAATAGCCCAAGGGAATGCACGGGGAGGTGTACCATCAGCAAGGATTGCAGCTTACAATGTTTGTGGTTCAAAGGGTTGCGCTGAAAGTGATGTCCTTGCTGCTTTTGATGATGCCATTGCGGATGGAGTAGATATCATCTCGATCTCAATAGGAACCTCCATTGCGGGTGATTTTGATATAGAAGCTATAGCAATCGGGGCATTCCATGCCATGCAAAAAGGCATCCTCACATCACAATCTGCTGGAAATAGTGGTCCAGATACGCAAACAATCATAAGCATTGCACCTTGGATACTATCTGTTGCGGCAAGCACTATAGACCGCCATATCATTGATAAGGTTGTCCTAGGAGATGGAAAAGTCCTTAAG GGTAATTCCATAAATTCTTTTACTGGAACATACCATCCATTGGCATATGGAAAAGAAGTACTTAATCCAGCAGAATGTAATGAATCATGGGCTGG ACTTTGTTTACAACGCTGCTTAGATAGTGATTTGGTGAAGGGAAAGGTTTTGCTGTGTGATCAGTTAAGTATGGGAGAAGCAGCAAAGAAAACTGGAGCTCTAGGGGTATTAATGTCAGAGGATAAACATTTTGACTATTCTTCTCCATATCCTTTACCTgcaatacaaataaaaaaacaggCTGCAGAGGAGGTCAAGTCGTACATGAATTCCACAAA AAACCCTACAGCAAATATCTTGAAGAGTGAGGCAGAAAATGATTCATCTGCCCCAACTGTTGTTTCATTCTCTTCCCGTGGACCAAATCCCATTACACCAGATATTctcaag CCAGATATAAGTGCCCCGGGGGTAAATATCTTGGCCGCATTTTCACCTTTAGGTTCAGTTtcctttcttgatgaaaggaaaGTGAAGTTCAATATATTATCTGGGACCTCCATGGCGTGCCCTCATGCTACCGCTGCTGCCGCTTATGTTAAATCTTTTCATCCCAATTGGTCACCTTCTGCCATCAAATCTGCACTCATGACCACTG CCTGGCCAATGAATGCCACCAGGAACCCGGATGCTGAATTTGCTTATGGTGCTGGCCATATCAATCCGGTGAAAGCTATAAATCCCGGTCTGGTATACGAAATCCTAAATGATGACTACATCAAATTCCTTTGCAATATAGGCTGGGATACCAAGAGGGTTAGAAGTATATCAGGAGATAATAGTAGTTGTCCTCAAGGCACTAAAGGAACGCCGTTGGATCTCAATTATCCATCAATGACAGCTTATGTTCAACAAAAAGATAAGCCTTTTGCAATTAATTTTACTAGGACAGTTAAGAATGTTGGCTCAGAAAACTCCATATACAAGACATCAGTCATCATCACTTCCCATTCTAACATTACAATTAGTGTTAAGCCTAGTGTTCTTTCTTTCAAATCGTTGAACGAGGATAAATCATTTGTCGTGACTGTTTCTGGAAGTAAATTGAACCCAAAGACGTCTATGGCATCTGCATCACTGGAGTGGTCCGATGGCACTCATACTGTGAGAAGTCCGATTGTTGTGCACTCTGCTCTTATATAG